A single Streptomyces sannanensis DNA region contains:
- a CDS encoding DUF6302 family protein, with amino-acid sequence MLVGSPGFPAVRLRWSPDPDVCHTVEWGELAPPADDAVRGRFYGYSADGGRLQRRCAGPGQDARFSSQDTEIRAVALWGGTRIVVPDDIEVEVRGLGLFGVFDKRAARRIGKPGTPRVVVKGLALFGVVVTRTRK; translated from the coding sequence ATGCTCGTCGGTAGTCCGGGCTTTCCAGCTGTCCGGCTGCGATGGTCGCCGGATCCCGATGTCTGCCACACCGTGGAGTGGGGCGAGCTCGCCCCACCGGCGGACGATGCGGTACGCGGGCGGTTCTACGGTTACAGCGCCGATGGCGGGAGACTGCAGCGCCGGTGCGCGGGCCCCGGTCAGGACGCGCGCTTCAGCAGCCAGGACACCGAGATCCGCGCCGTCGCATTGTGGGGCGGCACCAGGATCGTGGTCCCGGACGACATCGAGGTCGAGGTGCGGGGCCTCGGCCTGTTCGGCGTCTTCGACAAGCGCGCCGCGCGCCGCATCGGCAAACCGGGCACACCGCGCGTCGTCGTCAAGGGACTCGCCCTCTTCGGCGTGGTCGTGACCCGCACGAGGAAGTAG